One region of Rubidibacter lacunae KORDI 51-2 genomic DNA includes:
- a CDS encoding alpha/beta fold hydrolase — translation MPIWIQVLLLTATTIYQSIASWLEDRSPPPGKLISVGSHRLHIYTVGEASPTIVLDHSLGGVEGYFLIQELSKLARVCIYDRAGYGWSDRAPSPRSSDQIVKELNVLLSKAAVEPPYILVGNSFGSYNVRLYAHRFPEKVAGIVLTDALYETEMLEMTASLKVLRIIFTLGFLMSTLGSFLGIVRLLRILNIFELLKPELRHVSKDSLDSVKRSFCRPKHWITMTREMMNLDRSARQARAAAYFSETPIVSIKASSFFKPSIWTLVIPLKSANRLRENMHIKLCTLSAKFFQVEASSSSHFVWVDQPEIIVDAVKKVLSETDPLVAPIDSP, via the coding sequence GTGCCTATCTGGATTCAGGTTCTCTTGTTAACAGCTACGACAATCTATCAATCAATTGCTAGCTGGTTAGAAGATCGTTCGCCTCCTCCCGGCAAACTAATTAGTGTAGGCTCGCATCGGCTCCACATCTATACAGTAGGAGAAGCTAGCCCAACGATTGTTCTAGATCATAGCCTGGGAGGAGTAGAGGGTTACTTCCTTATTCAGGAATTGTCAAAATTGGCACGGGTATGCATTTACGATCGTGCTGGTTATGGATGGAGCGATCGTGCCCCATCTCCTCGAAGTAGCGACCAAATTGTCAAGGAATTAAATGTTCTCCTAAGCAAAGCAGCAGTCGAGCCGCCCTATATACTTGTTGGCAATTCATTTGGTAGCTATAACGTTCGGCTGTATGCTCATCGCTTTCCTGAAAAGGTTGCGGGGATTGTGCTTACAGACGCACTGTATGAAACAGAGATGCTTGAAATGACTGCCTCCTTAAAAGTGCTGAGAATTATATTTACTCTGGGCTTTTTAATGTCTACCTTAGGCTCTTTTCTTGGTATAGTTAGACTTCTTAGGATCCTCAACATATTTGAGTTGTTGAAGCCCGAATTACGTCATGTTTCCAAAGATTCTCTTGATTCAGTGAAGCGCTCTTTTTGTCGCCCTAAGCACTGGATTACAATGACCAGAGAGATGATGAATCTAGATAGAAGCGCACGTCAGGCCCGAGCGGCAGCGTATTTTAGTGAAACTCCGATTGTGAGCATAAAAGCAAGCTCATTCTTTAAGCCTTCTATTTGGACTCTTGTTATTCCACTGAAAAGTGCCAATCGCTTACGGGAAAACATGCATATAAAATTGTGTACCTTGTCAGCCAAGTTTTTTCAAGTTGAGGCTAGCAGCAGTAGTCATTTTGTATGGGTAGACCAGCCCGAAATTATTGTAGATGCTGTTAAGAAAGTGCTGAGCGAAACCGACCCTCTTGTTGCCCCCATCGACTCTCCCTAA